One genomic window of Daphnia pulex isolate KAP4 chromosome 12, ASM2113471v1 includes the following:
- the LOC124209901 gene encoding AP-1 complex subunit beta-1-like, protein MTDSKYFTTTKKGEIFELKSELNSEKKEKKREAVKKVIASMTVGKDVSALFPDVVNCMQTDNLELKKLVYLYLMNYAKSQPDMAIMAVNTFVKDCEDPNPLIRALAVRTMGCIRVDKITEYLCEPLRKCLKDEDPYVRKTAAVCVAKLHDINASLVEDQGFLDQLKELLSDSNPMVVANAVAALSEINEASSSGVPLVEMNTQTINKLLTALNECTEWGQVFILDSISNYSPKDEREAQSICERITPRLAHANAAVVLSAVKVLMKLMEMMAPDADFVVNLSKKLAPPLVTLLSSEPEVQYVALRNINLIVQKRPDILKNEMKVFFVKYNDPIYVKLEKLDIMIRLANQSNIAQVLSELKEYATEVDVDFVRKAVRAIGRCAIKVEPSAERCVSTLLDLIQTKVNYVVQEAIVVIKDIFRKYPNRYESIISTLCENLDTLDEPEARGSMIWIIGEYAERIDNADELLESFLEGFQDESTQVQLQLLTAIVKLFLKRPADTQELVQQVLTLATQDSDNPDLRDRGFIYWRLLSTDPAAAREVVLADKPLISEETDLLEPSLLDELVCHIASLASVYHKPPSAFVEGRGLGSSRRALPTRSGSQDILESSPSHGERSGVIPTQESLIGDLLTMDLGGPPVASSVPAAPFASSGLDLLSGGLDGLLSDSPSVPPQQAAATAAPSVGLLGDIFGLAPSASASYIAPKQMWLPAARGKGLEITGTFSRRNGQIQMEMTMTNRAMQPMIQFAVQLNKNSFGLVPAAPLHVVSPLAPNQSYEAVLLLNPTGPVQRMEPLTNLQVAIKNNIDVFYFAVVMPMNVFFAEDGQMDKRVFLSTWKDIPAANEVQYTINNVNLSADAVSSKMQQNNVFTIAKRNVEGQDMLYQSLKLVNGIWILSELKMQPGNPTLILAVKTRAPDVSTGVNTAFDAILHS, encoded by the exons ATGACGGActcaaaatatttcacaaccaccaaaaaaggtgaaattttCGAGTTGAAATCGGAGTTGAATagcgagaagaaagaaaaaaagcgagaGGCAGTAAAAAAG GTTATTGCATCAATGACTGTTGGAAAAGATGTATCAGCCCTTTTTCCTGATGTTGTAAACTGCATGCAAACTGACAACTTGGAACTGAAAAAGTTGGTGTATTTGTACTTGATGAACTATGCAAAAAGTCAACCAGACATGGCAATCATGGCAGTCAACACTTTTGTCAAG GATTGTGAAGACCCCAACCCTCTTATTCGAGCTCTAGCAGTGCGAACAATGGGCTGCATCAGAGTGGACAAGATTACTGAATACTTGTGTGAACCATTAAGAAAATGCTTGAAGGATGAGGATCCCTATGTCAGGAAAACTGCTGCAGTCTGTGTGGCCAAATTGCATGACATCAATGCTAGTCTGGTTGAAGACCAAGGATTCCTTGATCAGCTAAAAG aaCTTTTGAGTGACTCTAATCCAATGGTGGTTGCCAATGCTGTTGCAGCTTTGTCTGAAATAAATGAAGCTTCCAGTAGTGGTGTTCCACTTGTGGAAATGAATACTCAGACTATTAATAAGCTTTTGACAGCTCTTAATGAATGCACAGAATGGGGCCAAGTTTTCATCTTAGATTCTATTTCTAACTACAGTCCTAAAGATGAACGAGAAGCCCAGAGTATCTGCGAGCGAATTACTCCTCGTTTAGCGCATGCTAATGCTGCCGTTGTTTTAAGTGCTGTAAAAG TGTTGATGAAACTGATGGAAATGATGGCACCTGATGCAGACTTTGTGGTTAATTTGAGCAAAAAATTGGCTCCTCCACTTGTCACACTCTTGTCGTCTGAGCCGGAAGTTCAATATGTTGCATTGCGGAACATAAACCTAATCGTTCAAAAGCGACCAGATATTCTCAAAAATGAGATGAAGGTTTTCTTTGTCAAGTACAACGACCCGATTTACGTCAAGTTGGAGAAATTGGACATCATGATCCGTCTCGCCAATCAATCCAACATCGCACAG GTGCTGTCAGAGCTTAAGGAATACGCCACAGAAGTAGATGTCGATTTCGTTCGTAAAGCTGTGCGGGCTATCGGCCGATGTGCTATTAAAGTCGAACCATCGGCTGAGAGATGCGTTAGCACATTGCTTGATCTAATTCAAACTAAAGTGAATTATGTTGTGCAAGAGGCTATCGTCGTAATTAAAGATATTTTCCGTAAATATCCCAACCGCTATGAGAGCATCATTTCCACCTTGTGCGAGAATCTCGACACGCTGGACGAGCCTGAAGCCCGAGGCTCTATGATTTGGATTATTGGAGAATACGCCGAACGTATTGACAATGCTGATGAGCTTCTCGAAAGCTTTCTTGAAGGGTTTCAG GATGAGAGTACCCAAGTCCAGTTGCAGCTGCTAACCGCCATTGTCAAGTTATTCCTCAAGCGCCCTGCTGACACACAGGAATTGGTCCAGCAGGTGCTGACGCTTGCCACAcag GACTCGGATAACCCAGATTTACGTGATCGCGGTTTCATTTACTGGCGTCTGTTGTCAACTGATCCGGCTGCAGCACGAGAGGTGGTACTGGCAGACAAGCCACTCATTTCCGAAGAGACGGACTTATTGGAACCGTCATTACTTGATGAGCTTGTCTGTCACATTGCTTCACTGGCCTCAGTCTATCACAAACCACCTTCCGCTTTCGTCGAAGGGCGTGGTTTGGGCTCTTCTCGTCGTGCTTTGCCTACTCGCTCTGGATCACAAGATATTTTAGAGTCTAGTCCATCGCATGGAGAGCGTTCCGGAGTTATTCCTACTCAAGAGTCATTGATTGGCGATCTTCTAACGATGGACCTTGGTGGACCACCAGTAGCATCTTCAGTTCCCGCAGCTCCATTCGCTTCATCTGGGCTGGATTTGTTAAGCGGAGGCTTGGATGGATTGCTTAGCGATAGTCCATCAGTGCCACCGCAACAAGccgcagcaacagcagcacctTCTGTTGGTCTCCTTGGAGACATTTTTGGGCTTGCACCTTCCGCATCAGCATCGTACATCGCTCCGAAGCAG atgTGGTTGCCAGCTGCTCGCGGTAAAGGCCTAGAAATTACGGGCACTTTCTCTCGTCGCAACGGACAGATTCAGATGGAAATGACGATGACAAATAGAGCTATGCAACCAATGATTCAGTTCGCTGTTCAACTTAACAAGAATAGTTTCGGCTTGGTTCCTGCCGCTCCACTACATGTAGTGTCACCGTTGGCACCCAACCAGTCTTATGAAGCTGTGTTGCTTCTTAATCCGACGGGCCCTGTCCAAAGAATGGAACCTCTCACCAACCTTCAAGTGGCCATCAAGAACAATATCGACGTCTTCTACTTCGCAGTTGTTATGCCGATGAACGTCTTCTTTGCCGAGGATGGACAAATGGACAAACGTGTCTTTTTGTCCACATGGAAGGACATCCCTGCTGCCAATGAAGTCCAGTACACCATCAACAACGTGAATCTTAGTGCCGATGCCGTATCATCCAAAATGCAGCAGAATAATGTTTTTACTATCGCAAAGCGTAACGTTGAAGGTCAAGATATGTTGTACCAATCACTTAAATTAGTTAACGGTATCTGGATCCTTTCCGAGCTGAAGATGCAGCCCGGCAATCCGACACTTATCCTGGCAGTCAAAACTAGAGCACCAGACGTTTCTACGGGCGTCAATACTGCGTTTGATGCTATCCTTCAcagttaa
- the LOC124209902 gene encoding dynein regulatory complex subunit 6-like, giving the protein MHCLTRCVRTSVSANPNNSPELVENLFAILKIKTYKMPKVKTVISLSSQCINRIKSSLIIYYFPINSKLLKTWRGRPLSIQQRTDTEPDINPFQRIPTVLSEAIIQSLCIRKYLKAVKQYNITFLITTELQKLNAPSYHYDYKQFLNFFPKLERLQVLVLCYSNIGNAGLKLIGTWCKNLRILDVNSCSKLTDTGIEWLVLKPTELGKTLQELLVNCATVTKRGIKMALQNFPALQVVENDNIFDALLEEVVLSSSLAQPHILNTSFARLTILPAGEYRNGQLELVMQYCPLLFDIGIIVKEGLTDTDLLSLTKMKNLQILKFMLHPSSTGQEITFDKGLAPVLKVIGRSLKVLDISYFEFVDIWTVVRFCPNLISLTFDNQCPSLSALSENEIINRERNEKGRVILEDLKVLRCGFNLSNDILFDLLSCPLLEMVDISFCDALTDDLLQEVLAIGFLKNLNLLHLESCHLVTKQGLDALVLNDNLLERISLFFCRKITHQNVLDWHSIARQKNWKLRLDYENLDSKPISLIFA; this is encoded by the exons ATGCACTGCTTGACGCGTTGTGTCCGTACGTCAGTCTCTGCGAATCCCAATAATTCTCCTGAATTGGTTGAAAACTTATtcgcaattttaaaaattaaaacatataaGATGCCTAAAGTGAAGACAGTCATCTCACTTTCATCACAGTGTATTAACCGTATTAAGAGCAGTTTAATAATTTACTATTTTCCAATTAACtcgaaacttttaaaaacatgGAGGGGCAGGCCATTGTCCATCCAGCAAAGGACTGACACCGAGCCCGACATCAATCCTTTTCAAAGAATAC CCACGGTTCTTTCGGAGGCCATCATTCAGTCTCTTTGTATTCGCAAGTATTTGAAGGCCGTGAAACAGTACAACATCACGTTTCTCATTACAACCGAACTTCAAAAATTAAACGCTCCTAGTTACCACTATGATtataaacaatttttgaattttttccccaaactTGAAAGACTGCAAGTATTAGTCTTGTGTTATTCAAATATTGGCAATGCTGGTTTGAAACTTATAGGGACTTGGTGCAAAAATTTGAG gATATTGGATGTAAATTCATGCAGTAAGTTGACGGACACTGGCATTGAATGGTTAGTTCTCAAACCAACCGAACTGGGTAAGACCCTTCAAGAATTGTTGGTGAACTGCGCTACTGTAACCAAAAGAGGAATAAAAATGGCTCTACAGAATTTTCCGGCTTTACAGGTTGTCGAAAATGACAATATTTTTGATGCCTTATTAGAGGAAGTGGTTCTGTCATCGTCGCTAGCTCAACCACACATTTTAAATACTTCTTTCGCTCGTCTAACAATTCTCCCTGCTGGAGAATATAGAAACGGTCAACTGGAGTTGGTGATGCAATATTGCCCTTTGCTTTTCGATATCGGTATTATTGTTAAGGAGGGATTAACAGACACTGATCTGTTGAGCTTAACGAAGATGAAGAACTTACAGATACTCAAATTCATGTTGCATCCGTCCTCAACTGGACAAGAAATAACCTTTGACAAGGGCCTTGCTCCAGTGCTAAAGGTAATCGGGAGGTCGTTAAAAGTCCTAGACATCTCGTACTTTGAATTCGTTGACATTTGGACCGTCGTCAGGTTTTGTCCCAATTTAATTTCCTTGACGTTCGACAATCAATGCCCAAGTTTAAGTGCCTTGTCTGAAAACGAAATTATTAATAGAGAACGCAATGAAAAAGGGCGGGTTATTTTAGAAGATCTTAAGGTTCTGCGATGCGGCTTCAACCTTTCAAATGACATTctgtttgatttattatcTTGTCCTTTACTAGAGATGGttgacatttcattttgtgacGCGCTCACTGACGATTTGTTACAAGAAGTCTTGGCAATTGGCTTcttaaaaaatcttaatttacTACATTTAGAATCCTGTCATTTAGTGACAAAGCAGGGACTAGATGCACTAGTGTTGAATGACAATCTTCTTGAACgaataagtttgtttttttgtagaaaaataACCCATCAAAATGTTCTTGATTGGCACAGCATCGCTCgtcaaaaaaattggaaattacGTTTAGATTATGAGAATTTGGATTCTAAACCTATTAGTTTAATTTTTGCGTAA
- the LOC124209905 gene encoding uncharacterized protein LOC124209905 — MQEHHPPFHLRWLIMLLAICLSSIGVTRVQGHGRLVEPPSRSSAWRYGFSTEKDYNDSEAYCGGWNRQHQRNGGKCGVCGDAWDLPQPRAHEHGGRYGQGVVVRTYKMSADIEIGVELTANHQGYFEFRICEHNLAKQPETDECFDRHLLQRVAIEGADAHSYRYFPGAGNNVVFRSTYKLPEGLTCSQCVLQWRYFAGNNWGKCPNGTEKVGCGPQEQFFGCADIRITEDGTHDSTTTAPKTTTSTTLKPRTRGTITSRYTRPTKTPQSVTSTTSTSPVQTESTTTTATTTTTTTRKPTTPEWDQPVYYSNYFNPGTYIGIIITLATLLFAIVCISGTILYFYYFHQIVKDFIGEQCRHLRSRVNPSERKAPLKLPASVFAQQEPPQLSNSGDIKPPVPPRAIRRTGDLRLLSLTISEPLDVTINGVSVPRDGVSPTASGDVEENNSSSA, encoded by the exons ATGCAAGAACATCACCCTCCTTTTCATCTTCGTTGGTTAATAATGCTGTTGGCGATCTGCCTATCGTCTATTGGGGTCACTCGAGTGCAGGGTCATGGTCGCTTGGTTGAGCCTCCGTCAAGATCCAGCGCATGGAG GTACGGTTTTTCCACGGAGAAAGATTACAATGACAGTGAAGCTTACTGCGGAGGATGGAACCGTCAACACCAGCGTAACGGCGGTAAATGCGGAGTGTGCGGAGACGCATGGGATCTGCCCCAG CCTCGCGCGCACGAGCACGGTGGCCGCTACGGCCAGGGAGTTGTAGTTCGGACTTACAAGATGAGCGCCGACATCGAGATTGGAGTCGAGCTGACGGCCAATCATCAGGGCTACTTTGAGTTCCGCATATGTGAGCACAATTTAGCTAAACAGCCGGAAACGGACGAGTGTTTTGACCGACACCTGCTGCAAAGGGTTGCCATCGAAGGAGCCGACGCCCATAGCTACAG GTATTTCCCAGGGGCAGGGAATAATGTCGTCTTTCGTTCAACTTATAAATTACCCGAGGGTTTAACGTGTAGCCAGTGCGTCTTGCAATGGCGCTACTTCGCCGGCAACAACTGGGGCAAATGCCCTAACGGAACGGAGAAGGTCGGATGCGGACCTCAAGAGCAGTTTTTCG GATGCGCCGATATCAGAATTACCGAAGACGGCACCCACGATTCGACTACAACTGCACCGAAAACGACAACATCGACGACTCTCAAACCAAGAACAAGAGGAACTATTACGTCGAGATACACTCGACCAACCAAAACGCCGCAATCTGTTACATCCACGACGTCGACATCACCTGTGCAAACCGAATCGACAACAACGacggcaacaacaacgacgacgacaacaaggAAACCGACGACTCCCGAATGGGATCAACCCGTGTATTATTCCAATTATTTCAATCCGGGAACGTACATCGGAATCATCATCACTTTGGCCACGCTGCTCTTCGCCATCGTCTGCATCAGCGGCACCATTTTGTATTTCTACTACTTTCACCAGATCGTCAAGGATTTCATCGGCGAGCAGTGTCGACATTTGCGAAGTCGAGTGAATCCGTCCGAACGAAAAGCACCGCTCAAGCTTCCCGCTTCCGTTTTCGCCCAGCAAGAGCCTCCGCAGCTATCCAATTCGGGAGATATCAAACCGCCGGTTCCGCCGCGCGCAATCCGTCGAACTGGCGATCTCCGTCTATTGTCTTTGACAATCAGCGAACCGCTGGATGTCACCATCAATGGCGTTTCAGTGCCACGAGACGGTGTCAGTCCGACCGCGTCCGGTGACGTTGAAGAGAATAATTCGAGCTCGGCGTGA
- the LOC124209907 gene encoding uncharacterized protein LOC124209907, with protein MNFSQLLVVMLVTICCASACVHPPLPPDYTNEAYIGEWYEVGRIQTPGGAEYQKDCICTKTTITSDYPVWGDAEVTYECRMYTPENTNITSIDGILTAGEVPGNFNQRFPPLLRGVDYNIIWIDQDTAMEYDCRAVTGGEEYCVHFMSRTITIEPTKLQTMVDYAEGLGLNPLAIPYLSVQQEGCW; from the exons ATGAATTTCTCACAG TTGTTGGTGGTAATGCTGGTGACCATTTGTTGCGCCAGCGCTTGCGTCCATCCACCGCTGCCCCCAGATTACACGAACGAAGCCTACATCGGGGAGTGGTACGAAGTTGGAAGG ATCCAAACGCCAGGTGGAGCGGAATATCAAAAGGATTGCATTTGCACCAAGACAACCATCACGTCCGACTATCCCGTTTGGGGTGACGCGGAAGTCACTTACGAATGCAGAATGTACACCCCAGAAAACACCAACATCACTTCTATTGATG GTATTCTAACCGCCGGCGAAGTTCCGGGTAATTTCAACCAGCGATTTCCACCTCTACTTCGTGGTGTTGATTACAACATAATCTGGATCGATCAAGACACTGCCATGGAATACGATTGCCGAGCTGTCACGGGAGGCGAAGAATATTGCGTTCATTTCATGTCGCGTACCATTACCATCGAACCAACCAAATTGCAGACCATGGTCGATTACGCTG AGGGACTGGGTTTGAACCCTCTTGCTATTCCATACTTGTCGGTCCAACAAGAAGGTTGTTGGTAA
- the LOC124209906 gene encoding ribosomal RNA small subunit methyltransferase NEP1-like, giving the protein MSNKRKIPEGEETDYIAKPPKILSNIHLRNQEKRLIVILEQAQLESAKIGRDFELLNCDDHIGFLKKHNREPSSCRPDITHQCLLMLLDSPLNRAGLLQVYIHTAKNVLIEVNPQTRIPRTYSRFAGLMVQLLHKMSIKAANGPMKLLKVIKNPIQDHLPVGCRKISTTFSSTKLVKPRDVVLPEEPIAIVIGAMAHGKVDVEYSEEEISISQYPLSAALTCSKLCSAFEEVWGIH; this is encoded by the exons ATGAGCAACAAGAGGAAAATACCGGAAGGGGAAGAAACAGATTATATTGCGAAACCCCCCAAGATCCTGTCCAACATTCACTTGcgaaatcaagaaaagaggTTGATTGTCATCCTAGAACAAGCTCAGCTTGAATCGGCCAAA ATAGGGAGAGATTTTGAACTTCTAAACTGTGATGATCATATTGGCTTTCTGAAAAAACACAATCGTGAACCATCATCATGCAGGCCTGACATCACCCATCAATGTTTGCTGATGCTCCTGGACTCCCCTCTCAACCGAGCAGGGCTTTTACAAGTGTACATTCACACtgcaaaaaatgtgttgattgAAGTCAACCCTCAAACAAGAATCCCAAGAACATACTCGAGATTTGCTGGTTTGATGG TTCAACTGCTTCATAAGATGAGCATCAAAGCAGCAAATGGGCCCATGAAGCTATTAAAAGTGATCAAGAATCCAATTCAGGATCATTTGCCTGTCGGTTGCCGTAAAATCTCGACTACTTTTAGCTCAACCAAATTAGTCAAGCCACGCGATGTAGTGTTACCTGAGGAACCCATCGCCATCGTCATTGGTGCGATGGCTCACGGCAAAGTGGATGTGGAATACAGCGAGGAAGAGATCAGCATCAGTCAATACCCTCTGTCTGCTGCGCTCACTTGCTCGAAATTGTGTAGTGCGTTTGAAGAAGTGTGGGGAATTCATTGA